One region of Thermus filiformis genomic DNA includes:
- a CDS encoding DUF3209 family protein, translating to MACHELSALRIALGTLLEKEAHDLEHDREELAPVLASRPELLRLSGARTLPAMEAALKEALLHLEEKASREPEEPYWRGLLLAAEAMEGRLKALRAEAEALYRDLDALHHRLHRLFPRRR from the coding sequence ATGGCATGCCACGAGCTTTCGGCCCTTAGGATCGCGCTGGGAACCCTTTTGGAGAAGGAGGCGCACGACCTGGAGCACGACCGGGAGGAGCTCGCCCCCGTCTTGGCCTCCCGCCCGGAGCTTTTGCGGCTTTCCGGGGCGAGGACCCTCCCCGCCATGGAGGCCGCCCTTAAGGAGGCCCTCCTCCACCTGGAGGAGAAGGCCTCGAGGGAGCCCGAGGAGCCCTACTGGCGGGGCCTTCTCCTCGCCGCCGAGGCCATGGAGGGGCGGCTTAAAGCTCTAAGGGCGGAGGCCGAGGCCCTCTACCGGGACCTGGACGCCCTCCACCACCGGCTCCACCGGCTCTTTCCAAGGAGGCGATGA
- a CDS encoding CbiX/SirB N-terminal domain-containing protein, with product MRALLVAHGSPDPRARALALGLRKGLERALGVEVLLGFIEHQPPALLEAALELGARGGGVVLPLLLLGGGHLKADLPLALEAARARYPGSPLLLARPLGTHPALVALWAERLWRRGAGPEDGAVLVLRGGTDPGANAEGAALARLIEERAGLPVVPAYAAKARPTPREALLRLAALRPRRVFLLPHLFFRGVVEERLLARVEGLDLEVLPPLMGHPALLQALSDRYREALEGGYAPCDTCRFRFPIGRYAPRREAQIAGLRALRHALFAPGRHPHGPFTHLLLCTGEACREGGSLPLLRALEEALRPFGPQVQLTPTPCLGRCGKGPLLIAYPEGVVYGGLGPEDLPGLLRTHLEGGEVYREKLLEVI from the coding sequence GTGAGGGCCCTCCTCGTGGCCCACGGCTCCCCGGACCCCCGGGCGAGGGCCCTGGCCCTGGGCCTGAGGAAGGGGCTGGAGAGGGCCCTTGGGGTGGAGGTCCTCCTGGGGTTCATCGAGCACCAGCCCCCCGCCCTCCTGGAGGCGGCCCTGGAACTCGGGGCCCGGGGAGGCGGGGTGGTCCTGCCCCTCCTCCTCCTGGGCGGGGGGCACCTGAAGGCCGACCTGCCCCTGGCCCTGGAGGCCGCCCGGGCCCGCTACCCTGGCTCCCCCCTCCTCCTCGCCCGGCCCCTGGGCACCCACCCCGCCCTGGTGGCCCTCTGGGCGGAGAGGCTTTGGCGCCGGGGGGCAGGCCCGGAGGACGGGGCGGTCCTGGTCCTGCGGGGGGGGACGGACCCCGGGGCGAACGCGGAAGGGGCGGCCCTGGCCCGGCTCATAGAGGAGAGAGCAGGGCTTCCCGTGGTCCCGGCCTACGCCGCCAAGGCGCGGCCCACGCCCAGGGAGGCCCTCCTGCGCCTCGCCGCCTTAAGGCCAAGAAGGGTCTTCCTCCTCCCCCACCTCTTCTTCCGGGGGGTGGTGGAGGAAAGGCTCCTTGCCCGGGTGGAGGGGCTGGACCTGGAGGTCCTTCCCCCCCTCATGGGCCACCCCGCCCTCCTCCAGGCCCTTTCGGACCGGTACCGGGAGGCCCTGGAGGGGGGGTACGCCCCCTGCGACACCTGCCGCTTCCGCTTCCCCATAGGCCGCTACGCCCCCAGGCGGGAGGCGCAGATCGCGGGGCTTAGGGCCCTCCGCCACGCCCTCTTCGCCCCGGGCCGCCACCCCCACGGCCCCTTCACCCACCTCCTCCTCTGCACGGGGGAGGCCTGCCGGGAGGGGGGAAGCCTCCCCCTCCTGCGGGCCCTGGAGGAGGCCTTGAGGCCCTTCGGCCCCCAGGTCCAGCTCACCCCCACCCCCTGCCTCGGCCGCTGCGGGAAGGGGCCCCTCCTCATCGCCTACCCCGAGGGGGTGGTCTACGGGGGCCTGGGGCCGGAGGACCTCCCCGGCCTTCTTAGGACCCACCTGGAAGGCGGGGAGGTCTACCGGGAAAAGCTTTTGGAGGTGATCTAG
- a CDS encoding cobalt-precorrin 5A hydrolase — protein sequence MPELGPLRPERVAVYTLTLPGLAVAERVRGVLPGSTLYVAAKYQGLAEGAVYFAEPIKDLLQRTWPLHDGHVFVMAAGIVLRAIAPLILDKRVDPAVLVVDLKGRYFVPLLAGHLGGANPLARHLAEALGGEAVLTTGTDSLNAPAPDLLAKALSARVPDWKPLKEVSALLVDGRPVGFYSDCVDLSPLGRYPMVRLLRAPEAEGVEGMVLFTVRKAFSLPVPAFFAHPPALVLGIGCNRGTPLEEIRREVHAFLEEGGFARESLRVLATAELKRDEEGLLAFAEEAGLPLRFYPKEVLNAQPIPNPSEAVFRHTGLWGVAEAAVLAEGARLLVEKTKRGNLTLALGVLPLRLPEEALP from the coding sequence ATGCCTGAACTCGGCCCCCTCCGCCCCGAGCGGGTGGCGGTCTACACCCTCACCCTCCCCGGCCTCGCCGTGGCGGAGCGGGTGCGGGGGGTCCTTCCCGGGAGCACCCTCTACGTGGCCGCCAAGTACCAGGGCCTGGCCGAGGGGGCGGTCTACTTCGCCGAGCCCATCAAAGACCTCCTGCAAAGGACCTGGCCCCTCCACGACGGCCACGTCTTCGTGATGGCCGCGGGGATCGTCCTAAGGGCCATCGCCCCCCTGATCCTGGACAAGCGGGTGGACCCCGCGGTCTTGGTGGTGGACCTCAAGGGGCGCTACTTCGTCCCACTCCTCGCGGGGCACCTCGGGGGGGCGAACCCCCTGGCCCGCCACCTGGCGGAGGCCCTGGGAGGGGAGGCAGTCCTCACCACGGGAACGGACAGCCTAAACGCCCCCGCCCCCGACCTCCTGGCGAAGGCCCTCTCGGCCCGGGTCCCCGACTGGAAGCCCCTCAAGGAGGTCTCCGCCCTCCTGGTGGACGGGAGGCCCGTGGGGTTTTACTCGGACTGCGTGGACCTAAGCCCCTTAGGGCGCTACCCCATGGTGCGCCTCCTAAGGGCCCCGGAGGCGGAAGGGGTGGAGGGGATGGTCCTCTTCACCGTGCGCAAGGCCTTCTCCCTCCCCGTCCCCGCCTTTTTCGCCCACCCGCCCGCCCTGGTCCTGGGGATCGGGTGCAACCGGGGGACCCCCTTGGAGGAGATCCGGCGGGAGGTCCATGCCTTTTTGGAGGAAGGGGGCTTCGCCCGGGAAAGCCTCCGGGTCCTGGCCACCGCCGAGCTCAAGCGGGACGAGGAGGGGCTTCTCGCCTTCGCCGAGGAGGCGGGGCTTCCCTTGCGCTTTTACCCCAAGGAGGTCTTAAACGCCCAGCCCATCCCCAACCCCTCGGAGGCGGTCTTCCGCCACACGGGGCTATGGGGGGTGGCGGAGGCGGCGGTCCTGGCGGAGGGGGCGCGGCTTCTCGTGGAGAAGACCAAACGGGGCAACCTCACCCTGGCCCTCGGGGTCCTCCCCCTGAGGCTTCCGGAGGAGGCCCTGCCGTGA